From Aspergillus luchuensis IFO 4308 DNA, chromosome 2, nearly complete sequence:
ATGCCCCGACTAAAGCAGACAAGAGTGAAGAAAGCTCGAGATTCACAACACATGTCACACAAAGTACTACTGTATGAGACAATGATCCGGTTAGTATTCCTGAACTTGGTGATGAGCTATGGTGTAATGAATGACACGTACCTCGTGTTAATATCTCCCGAATCGGGATGGAGCTGCTTCCTCAAAAATAGTCCAGTCCGATCGTATACACATATAGATAGACGGATTTGTGATATGTGAGTACAGACCGTAAACTCGAGAAACTTCACATGACACGGCAAGAGATTCCGTGATAGACTGCTTTAGGCTTTTTTCCCGTTTTTAAAGCCTTGTTTAGGCGCAAACGATTACCACCAACCATCCATAATGCAAGTGGGCCAGGGTCAGAGGCCTTGGTGCGTGATTTTTTGGAACCTATAAATTGATTAGTGGGACGTATGAGATCAGAAGAAGCATGTGTATGACGATAATCAAAGATTGGTTCATTATAACAGAAAATATGAaggggggttggttgggtttCGTACCTGCCGGCTCCGGCTTCTTTTTGGGCTCTTCAAGTACAATGACAGCTTCCTCAGAGGGCGCTTCTGGAACCTCGGGAGGCGGCGGCTCTTGAGGAACAGGTTCAGGTGGCGGGGCAGGTTCGGGGGTCTTTGGCTTCTCGGGTATAGGCCACATGTGCATCGTTATAGTCCAGTCGGGCTCAATGACCGTCTCCCAGACCTGGGGAAGAATTATATCACCATTGGGTCCTATCAAGTCATAGTGACCCTCGGCAACGTGAGGTCCGATTATCTCGATATGAAGAAAAGCTTGACGTATAAGTTCTTCCATTCCCTTAATGGATACTGTAGTCAGATATACAATCTTTCAAGACATATAGTGCATGGGGCGGGATGTGCATTACCTGCCAAGTGCAGCATAAGTCGAAAGGAAAACTGAATTTTCTTCCTATAGCATCCTTGAACTTTATaggctttttcttctctggaggaggtgggcttgcggctgcggctgcggctgctgtcGCTGCGGCGACTGCctctgccgctgctgcgTTCGCAGcctctgttgctgctgccgctgcttctgccgccgccgctgccgccgcttcttccgcctcttgctttgcttttgcggCTTCTTCAGCAGCTTTTTGCTCGGCCTCTGCTCTAGCTCGCGCTGCAGCCTCCTCTGTGATCTTCTTTTCATATGCAGCTCGTTCCTCTCTGGCGGCTTGTTCTGCGGCCTCTTGTTCGATTGCGGCTTGTCGAGCAGCTTCCCGGGCTTCACGGGCCTCACGTTCGGTCCTTTCTTCCATTatcaacttctccaaccTTGCGATAGCCTCATCCTTCACTGTATCAACAGGGGCGGGGGCGGGCGACTCGGGCGACTCGACTTGACTTGGAGAAGGCACGCGTGGATAGGGGTTGAAGTATGGAGGGATCATCCCAGGAACCATTGAATATGGTTCCCGATAAGGGTAATAACCCCCTGAGCCATAAGGGACCAGTTCGTGAGGGCTCAAAGGTGGCCCACCATATGGAGGGGGACCATGAGTCGACATATGAGACATTGCGCGCTGAGGTGGGTTGTTACCCTCTCCTCGGCCATGGGATGCTGTCGGAAGTTGGTGTGCATGATGACCGGGGTGATGCTCGTGAACGAAGAATGGGGGTATAGGAGGGCCATGAGGTTGCTGTAACTGAGCGCCATACCCGTAAACAGGGTGAGGGTACGCCGTCTGCTGGGGGGCTTGACCATTATGGCCTAGTCTGACAAGTTGGtctgatggagaggggaaaccAGGTGGGTGCATGAACTGCCCGTGGGGCATACCAGGCCCGGTAGGATAAACGTATGACTGCCCAGGTGACGAACTGCGGGCGTAGCCCGGAACTTGAGGTACGGTTGACCAGTATCGTCTTTCTTGTGCTGTGTGACCATAAGGCCCTCCGTACTCATCCGCCGAGTCAGCGCTTTCAGGCGAATCTGGCGAAGGATGTCGGCGAGAACGACGGGTGTACGCGTCCCGTTCCTGAACCATATGTCGTCTTGCTGAGTGTCGGCGGCTTGTGGTCGAGGTCGGGCCACGTATCGTACTgtgagggcgaggatgacgTGATGTCCGGGGCCGAGATGCTGAATCGGACGGCTTTAATTCGTCGGGATACGTGAGATGCGCCCATTCTTCATAAGGGTCATTGTAGCCGTGGCTTTCAGAGTCGGAAATTGGAGATACCTGTACTCCAGAGGagtcctcctcatcagttATGGAGGAACGGTCTGAACCGTGTGCGCTAGGACCAATGGTAATATTGAGCCTGCAGGTAAGTTAGTTGGCGTGACTATCAGGTTTCATTGTGGGATGAGACACACGTCATGATGGATGCCAAGTAGTCCTTGATTCCGTTTCATCACCCTCACTTCTGGAATTCAAGTTTTGTACAGGGTCACGCAATGAGTTCAAATCAGCGAAACGAGTGGGATACTTCAAGGTATCCGAAATGCGCTGGTGTTGATTGAACGGCGGCAATCAGGCTCGAGATAAATTGACTGTTATATGTATTTCACGAGTTGGGTAATTGCAGACTAGCCTGAGTTGTATGAGACGTCCTAACCCTTAATGGCCGAGGGGTATAAAGGTAGTATTCATTGTTTATGTCTGATAGTGGCGAGTACCATCCAAATGAGATTTCCCGGGTGTGCAATTGGACGTGGAATTTAAGGTTGAAATTTAGTGGGATCGGGTGCCCATCAGCTGCGGAGCACAGCAGGACTTCGAGTCTGAGGCCAGGCAACAAAGCAAATAGGAatgaaagaggaagggagcGTCTCGCATATAGCGCAACGAGTCCGGAATGAACAGCAGGGAAGCACGAAGCGGGGATGGGACGAAACACCTTGTCACGGGGAAAATATAACGAACGAAGAATGCAGAGTTGACGGCCCGATTAGATCAACTGTTTGGGCCTACTGGAATTTCGGTAGTGGATCTTCGGGCAAGCCAGACATAAATCGAGGGCAAGTTTTGATTTTAAGATGGCGTCACGGCTATTATTAAGGTATTATTAGGCACTGAGCTGGCagccctctctcccttcagGTGTTAGCCAGTCCGCTGCCCAAATGCCCAATCATTTCCATGTCGAGTTGAGGTATTGTACAGTCCGTACTCGGTCTCCACTAATGATACTGGTACGTAGGACTAACAGAGTGAGTGCTACCCACCAGAATGCCAGGCTACTTGCAACAGATCCCCACCCTGTGtctttgtgtgtgtgtgtgtgtgtatgtgtctATCAGTAACTTCAGTGCACTATTTGTATCTTTTAAGGTCaggtgtgtgtatgtagcttatttatatacaccTCCAAGAAGTAAATAGCCGGTCTTCAGGTACAGTGATAGATAAGCAGGGGAAATCAGAATTGCATGCGTCGTCAAGTACGTCAGTGTCGAATGGGAGGTTCGCAAAGACGCCTAGTCAACTTGAATGCCTGGTAACAACTGATTACCGTACCTGCGAGGTGTGACGGCGCGATTCGATCGGCCCTACTACACAGTACTACTAGTCACTACGAAGTATAGACCCATAATTACGAAGGGCAACATTCACACAAAGTACAAGATCAACCCGTTTTACGCGCCCGATGGCCTAAGACAAGCTCCACCGGTCTGAATCCAAAGCAATTTCATCGCTGTCATGCCACAGATTCTAGAAGTATCCGCTCTCTAGACACAAACTGAATtagcaagaaaaaaatgcAAATAATGAATAACAACCAGGCAGTAGTGTTAAGAGAGATAGGAAGACATGTAGGCCATTTTAGACCTGATGTCAAGCTATTCGCGATGTTTGTAAGAGATATATATGAGAGAAACGTTTACTTATCTATTTGCTCGAGAGCAATGCTTAACTATTGTGGGCTCGACAGCTAACGGAATATTATTGCAATTGCAGAGCGCCACGAGACACTCAATTTACGTGACAGAAAGGCTATAGGGGAGATTCGTCGAGCCGGTGAAGGAGCTCCTTCGCCGCAATAAGCTCGCCTTGGTTATCCTTCCAAGCCTGATGGTCTGAAGAACGGGATCTCACAATCTCATCGAGTCTGCTTCTTGCGAAAAGGGTCAGCTCGTCGAGGAGCTTGTCAGTAAGATGGCTTGCTTGAGCCGGTGAAGAGTCACGAGAGTGATCCATTAGAcgtcttttccttcccagtAGGGATGTCGCCTGCTTCAGCGTCAGTCTTGTATTCAACACCAATCGAGGTAAAATATTAGGGGCCCTACTGAAACCAAT
This genomic window contains:
- a CDS encoding uncharacterized protein (COG:S;~EggNog:ENOG410PQ4V) — encoded protein: MTLNITIGPSAHGSDRSSITDEEDSSGVQVSPISDSESHGYNDPYEEWAHLTYPDELKPSDSASRPRTSRHPRPHSTIRGPTSTTSRRHSARRHMVQERDAYTRRSRRHPSPDSPESADSADEYGGPYGHTAQERRYWSTVPQVPGYARSSSPGQSYVYPTGPGMPHGQFMHPPGFPSPSDQLVRLGHNGQAPQQTAYPHPVYGYGAQLQQPHGPPIPPFFVHEHHPGHHAHQLPTASHGRGEGNNPPQRAMSHMSTHGPPPYGGPPLSPHELVPYGSGGYYPYREPYSMVPGMIPPYFNPYPRVPSPSQVESPESPAPAPVDTVKDEAIARLEKLIMEERTEREAREAREAARQAAIEQEAAEQAAREERAAYEKKITEEAAARARAEAEQKAAEEAAKAKQEAEEAAAAAAAEAAAAATEAANAAAAEAVAAATAAAAAAASPPPPEKKKPIKFKDAIGRKFSFPFDLCCTWQGMEELIRQAFLHIEIIGPHVAEGHYDLIGPNGDIILPQVWETVIEPDWTITMHMWPIPEKPKTPEPAPPPEPVPQEPPPPEVPEAPSEEAVIVLEEPKKKPEPAGSKKSRTKASDPGPLALWMVGGNRLRLNKALKTGKKPKAVYHGISCRVM